A genomic region of Limnohabitans curvus contains the following coding sequences:
- a CDS encoding SDH family Clp fold serine proteinase — MIKTIDVITYSGEINLRGYESICEVLAKRTPTSANALLVLSTPGGDPNAGFRIARALQHHYDHFDALVPRFCKSAGTLLVVGVAFPQISRQI; from the coding sequence ATGATCAAAACAATAGATGTAATCACTTATTCGGGTGAAATTAACTTGCGTGGATATGAGTCCATTTGCGAAGTGTTAGCAAAAAGAACGCCTACCAGTGCGAATGCGTTATTGGTTTTATCCACCCCAGGAGGTGATCCTAATGCTGGATTCCGCATTGCAAGGGCACTTCAACATCATTACGATCACTTTGACGCTCTAGTTCCTAGATTTTGTAAAAGTGCGGGAACACTCTTAGTCGTTGGGGTGGCATTCCCCCAAATCAGTAGACAAATATGA
- a CDS encoding NADH:flavin oxidoreductase/NADH oxidase, giving the protein MSHLFSEFTLTSPSGPLSLANRAIVAPMCQYSATHGQASDWHLMHWGNMLNSGAAMFIIEATAVVPEGRITPMCLGLWDDATAAALQDKLHRARQLAPKVPVCIQLAHAGRKASSAVPWQGGQLLRPEQGGWSTEGPSPIPHLAQETAPHELDAKGFEHIKQAFAKAAQRAEAMGIEAIELHGAHGYLLHQFLSPVANHRTDSYGGNFDNRTRFPMEVFEAVRAVYKGTLGMRISASDWVDNGWTPEETADFSLRLKLAGADFVHISSGGVAAQQKIALGPDYQVPFAKLVKQKTNLPTITVGLITEPQQAEDILARGDADLIALARAFLYKPRWVWEAAAALHGTVQASPQYWRCMPREAQGIFDAVQMGQR; this is encoded by the coding sequence TTGAGCCACCTCTTTTCTGAATTCACCCTCACCTCGCCAAGCGGCCCACTGAGCTTGGCCAACCGCGCCATCGTCGCGCCCATGTGCCAATACTCGGCCACCCACGGGCAAGCCAGTGATTGGCATTTGATGCACTGGGGCAATATGCTCAACAGCGGTGCAGCCATGTTCATCATTGAGGCCACCGCCGTTGTGCCAGAGGGCCGTATCACGCCCATGTGCTTAGGGCTGTGGGACGACGCGACAGCTGCGGCCTTGCAAGACAAGCTGCATCGCGCACGCCAGCTGGCCCCCAAGGTGCCTGTGTGCATTCAACTCGCCCACGCAGGCCGCAAAGCATCCAGCGCCGTACCGTGGCAAGGCGGCCAGTTGCTCAGGCCTGAGCAAGGCGGTTGGTCAACCGAAGGCCCCTCCCCCATCCCGCATTTGGCGCAAGAAACCGCGCCGCACGAACTCGATGCCAAGGGCTTTGAACACATCAAACAAGCCTTTGCCAAAGCCGCACAACGCGCCGAAGCCATGGGCATTGAAGCCATCGAGCTGCACGGCGCACACGGCTATTTGCTGCACCAATTCTTGTCGCCCGTGGCGAACCACCGTACCGACAGCTACGGCGGCAATTTTGACAACCGCACACGCTTCCCCATGGAAGTGTTTGAGGCGGTGCGTGCGGTTTACAAAGGCACGCTGGGCATGCGCATCTCGGCCTCGGACTGGGTGGACAACGGCTGGACGCCTGAAGAAACCGCAGACTTCTCGTTGCGCTTGAAACTCGCAGGCGCCGACTTTGTGCACATCTCATCAGGTGGCGTGGCCGCACAGCAAAAGATTGCTTTGGGGCCAGACTACCAAGTGCCTTTCGCCAAATTGGTGAAACAAAAAACTAATCTGCCCACCATCACCGTGGGCCTCATCACCGAGCCTCAACAAGCCGAAGACATCTTGGCGCGCGGCGATGCCGACCTGATCGCGCTCGCCCGCGCCTTCCTCTACAAACCTCGCTGGGTGTGGGAGGCGGCGGCTGCGTTGCACGGCACGGTGCAAGCCAGCCCGCAATATTGGCGCTGCATGCCCCGTGAAGCACAAGGCATTTTTGACGCCGTGCAAATGGGACAACGATAA
- a CDS encoding Bug family tripartite tricarboxylate transporter substrate binding protein: MTHLTRRSLNAALMAATIISTGAFLAPLAAHAQADAYPNKPITLVVPNPPGGLVDTSARLVSEPLARVTGQSVVVDNKPGGSGNLAYSNVARSAKDGYTVLVSYSGYHIANPILMDKLPWELKDLTPVGLITVATNVIAVHPSVPANNLKEFITWAKQNPGKLNYASQGNGSVSHIGTEIFKQQTGIEMTHVPYKGSGQAIQDVLAGQVQVFITTPPSVMGHVLNGKLKALAVTGKTRHPQLPQVPTAAEAGLSGFELESWVALYVPNGTPKEVVQKLSADVKRSMEQPETKQRADAAGIEVRYLTPDNTTKLLERDTASWAKAIKAGNIKFD, translated from the coding sequence ATGACACACCTCACACGTCGCAGCCTCAACGCAGCTTTGATGGCCGCTACCATCATCAGCACAGGCGCATTTCTAGCCCCACTCGCGGCACACGCACAAGCTGACGCCTATCCCAACAAACCCATCACCTTGGTGGTGCCCAACCCACCTGGCGGCTTGGTGGACACCTCAGCCCGTCTGGTGAGCGAACCTTTGGCACGCGTCACGGGCCAATCGGTGGTGGTCGACAACAAACCCGGTGGCAGTGGCAACTTGGCCTATTCCAACGTGGCGCGCAGCGCCAAAGACGGCTACACCGTGCTGGTGTCGTACTCGGGCTATCACATTGCCAACCCCATCCTGATGGACAAACTGCCGTGGGAGTTGAAAGACCTCACACCCGTGGGCCTCATCACCGTGGCCACCAATGTGATTGCGGTTCACCCCTCGGTGCCCGCCAACAACTTGAAAGAGTTCATCACGTGGGCCAAACAAAACCCGGGCAAGCTCAACTACGCCTCGCAAGGCAATGGCTCGGTGTCGCACATCGGCACGGAAATCTTCAAACAGCAAACCGGCATTGAAATGACGCACGTGCCCTACAAGGGTTCGGGCCAAGCGATTCAAGACGTGCTGGCCGGTCAAGTGCAGGTGTTCATCACCACTCCGCCTTCGGTGATGGGCCACGTGCTCAACGGCAAGCTCAAGGCGCTGGCCGTCACAGGAAAAACGCGCCACCCACAGCTGCCGCAAGTGCCCACCGCCGCAGAAGCTGGCTTGAGTGGCTTTGAACTGGAATCATGGGTGGCCTTGTACGTGCCGAACGGCACGCCCAAAGAGGTGGTGCAAAAGCTCTCAGCCGATGTCAAACGCAGCATGGAACAACCAGAGACCAAGCAACGCGCCGATGCCGCAGGCATAGAAGTGCGCTACCTCACGCCCGACAACACCACCAAGCTGCTAGAGCGCGACACAGCTAGCTGGGCCAAGGCCATCAAAGCGGGCAACATCAAGTTTGATTGA
- a CDS encoding NAD-dependent epimerase/dehydratase family protein yields the protein MPVHQSPLGALPSRFKRERLLIIGCGDVGQRVVRVQRHVRVVALTSSSERVAALRAQGVTPIVGNLDVPASLQRLAGWATRVLHLAPPPLQGSTDPRTLTLTRLLMRRSAPRSVVYGSTSGVYGDCAGDWVDESRRVNPITPRAQRRVDAEARVRHVGRLRSSTVRVSVLRIPGIYAPDRDGGTPRERLLRGTPVLAREDDVFTNHIHADDLARACQLALWRGQPQRIYNVNDDSQLLMGDYFDMAASLYGLAKPPRISRAQAQTELPAMQLSFMSESRRMVNTRMKRELRLQLRYADVEQGLM from the coding sequence TTGCCTGTCCATCAATCCCCCCTCGGCGCCTTGCCTTCTCGCTTCAAACGCGAGCGTTTGCTCATCATCGGTTGCGGTGATGTGGGCCAGCGCGTGGTGCGCGTGCAGCGCCATGTGCGGGTGGTGGCGCTCACCTCTAGCTCCGAGCGTGTGGCCGCTTTGCGCGCCCAAGGTGTAACGCCCATCGTGGGTAATTTGGATGTACCAGCCAGTCTGCAGCGCTTGGCGGGCTGGGCCACGCGGGTGCTGCACTTGGCGCCTCCGCCTTTGCAGGGCAGCACAGACCCGCGCACTTTGACGCTGACCCGCCTGTTGATGCGCCGAAGCGCGCCGCGCAGCGTGGTGTATGGCTCCACCAGCGGTGTGTATGGCGACTGTGCGGGCGATTGGGTGGATGAAAGCCGGAGGGTCAACCCCATCACGCCCAGAGCGCAGCGTCGTGTGGATGCCGAAGCACGCGTGCGTCATGTGGGGCGCTTGCGTTCCAGCACCGTGCGGGTGAGTGTGTTGCGCATTCCCGGCATCTACGCGCCTGACCGTGATGGCGGTACGCCGCGTGAACGCCTGTTGCGTGGCACGCCTGTGCTGGCGCGTGAGGACGATGTGTTCACCAACCACATCCATGCCGACGATTTGGCGCGTGCCTGTCAGTTGGCGTTGTGGCGTGGCCAGCCCCAACGTATTTACAACGTGAACGACGACAGCCAGCTGTTGATGGGCGACTACTTTGACATGGCGGCGAGCCTGTATGGCTTGGCCAAACCACCGCGCATCAGCCGTGCCCAAGCGCAAACCGAGCTGCCTGCCATGCAGCTGAGCTTCATGAGCGAGTCGCGCCGTATGGTGAACACGCGCATGAAGCGCGAGCTCCGTTTGCAACTGCGCTACGCAGACGTGGAGCAGGGTTTGATGTGA
- a CDS encoding CDP-6-deoxy-delta-3,4-glucoseen reductase — protein sequence MSFNITVQPSGRAFTATSDETLLAAGLRQGIGLPYGCKDGACGSCKCKKISGEVTHGTHQEKALSADEEANGFVLTCCATAHSDVVLESRQVVEEGAFPIKKMPVRVVSLEKVSHDVMVVKLQLPATDPMKFHAGQYVDFLLRDGDRRSYSMANAPHTFVEGAPAIELYIRHMPGGKFTDHVFGAMKEKEIQRIEGPQGSFFLREDSDKPLVFLASGTGFAPIKAILEHMQHKGITRPVSLYWGGRRPADLYMHDWVQAQAAAMPNLTYIPVVSDALPEDSWTGRTGFVHAAVLQDHADLSGHQVYACGAPIVVDSARTAYTQAGLPSDEFYADSFTSAADKV from the coding sequence ATGAGTTTCAACATCACGGTCCAACCCAGCGGCCGCGCATTCACCGCCACTTCTGACGAAACCCTGCTGGCCGCCGGCCTGCGCCAAGGCATTGGCCTGCCCTACGGCTGCAAAGACGGCGCTTGCGGCTCCTGCAAATGCAAAAAGATTTCAGGCGAAGTGACCCACGGCACCCACCAAGAAAAAGCCTTGAGTGCGGACGAAGAAGCCAACGGCTTTGTGCTCACCTGCTGCGCCACCGCCCACAGCGATGTGGTGCTGGAGTCGCGCCAAGTGGTGGAAGAAGGTGCCTTCCCCATCAAGAAAATGCCAGTGCGTGTCGTCTCACTTGAGAAAGTCTCGCACGATGTGATGGTCGTCAAACTGCAATTGCCTGCGACCGACCCCATGAAATTCCATGCCGGTCAGTACGTCGACTTTTTGTTGCGCGATGGTGACCGCCGCAGCTATTCGATGGCCAATGCGCCACACACCTTCGTCGAAGGCGCGCCAGCGATTGAGCTGTACATCCGTCACATGCCTGGTGGCAAGTTCACCGACCACGTGTTTGGCGCGATGAAAGAAAAAGAAATCCAACGCATCGAAGGCCCGCAAGGCAGCTTCTTCTTGCGTGAAGACTCAGACAAACCTTTGGTGTTTTTGGCTTCAGGCACTGGCTTTGCGCCTATCAAGGCCATCTTGGAGCACATGCAGCACAAAGGCATCACACGCCCTGTGTCGCTTTACTGGGGCGGCCGCCGCCCTGCCGACTTGTACATGCACGACTGGGTGCAAGCGCAAGCCGCCGCGATGCCAAACCTCACCTACATACCCGTGGTGTCTGACGCATTGCCAGAAGACAGCTGGACAGGCCGCACAGGCTTTGTACACGCTGCGGTGTTGCAAGACCATGCCGACCTCAGCGGTCATCAGGTGTACGCCTGCGGCGCGCCCATCGTGGTGGACTCGGCCCGCACGGCCTATACCCAAGCGGGCTTGCCATCCGACGAGTTCTACGCAGACTCGTTCACCTCTGCAGCCGACAAGGTTTAA
- a CDS encoding DUF2189 domain-containing protein, with protein MHLITPHPDLEAKDIEMFRPMHWLALAWKDMERCPTAGVTHGLILAIIGGGLFWFARHEFWWIAAMLSACMIVAPLLAMGLYEISRRLERNEEATLTDAFRIWTSGDKRLIQFGLLLALSSAGWLVCSAALIHWMLPASVHTPADFVRLVVLQSNFGLFEIWVFMSALIAAPMFASTLVTIPLLMDHPTLTVQQAVLTSWRVVALNPFAMACWAGILCLFTALGIGSAFLGLLGVVPMLGHASWHAYRDLVAYDPSVH; from the coding sequence ATGCACCTCATCACCCCACACCCCGATCTAGAAGCCAAAGACATTGAAATGTTCAGGCCCATGCACTGGCTCGCGCTGGCATGGAAAGACATGGAACGCTGCCCCACCGCAGGCGTGACACATGGCTTGATCCTCGCGATCATCGGTGGTGGCTTGTTTTGGTTTGCACGCCATGAGTTTTGGTGGATCGCAGCCATGCTATCTGCCTGCATGATCGTGGCACCTTTATTGGCCATGGGCTTGTATGAGATCAGCCGCCGCTTAGAACGCAACGAAGAGGCGACCTTGACGGATGCCTTTCGCATTTGGACTTCTGGTGATAAACGCCTGATTCAATTTGGTTTACTGCTGGCTTTGTCGAGTGCGGGTTGGTTGGTGTGCTCAGCAGCCTTGATTCACTGGATGCTGCCCGCCAGCGTGCACACACCTGCCGACTTTGTGCGGCTGGTCGTGCTGCAATCCAACTTTGGTTTGTTTGAAATTTGGGTGTTCATGAGTGCGCTGATCGCCGCGCCCATGTTTGCCTCTACGCTGGTGACCATTCCTTTGTTGATGGATCACCCCACGCTCACCGTGCAACAAGCGGTGCTGACCAGCTGGCGCGTGGTAGCCCTTAACCCATTCGCCATGGCGTGCTGGGCTGGCATTTTGTGTTTGTTTACAGCGCTGGGCATTGGCTCAGCCTTTTTAGGCTTACTCGGTGTGGTGCCCATGTTGGGACACGCCAGTTGGCACGCTTACCGGGACCTGGTCGCTTACGACCCATCGGTTCACTGA
- a CDS encoding DUF2788 domain-containing protein, with protein MTEEQFAQFGLTFGVGGFMLYMLFIIFQLARESKAGKFGTFVLFLVLAFGMLGFVAKQVLIWMMEG; from the coding sequence ATGACAGAAGAACAATTTGCCCAATTTGGGCTGACCTTTGGCGTGGGCGGCTTCATGCTGTACATGCTGTTCATTATTTTTCAGCTGGCCCGTGAATCCAAAGCTGGCAAGTTCGGCACCTTCGTGTTGTTCTTGGTGCTGGCCTTTGGCATGCTCGGCTTTGTGGCCAAGCAAGTGCTGATCTGGATGATGGAGGGCTAA
- a CDS encoding ABC transporter ATP-binding protein — protein sequence MTHDNAAVLLSVHDVKVAYGGIQAVKGVSLEVREGELVSLIGSNGAGKTTTMKAITGLLPLGGGHIQLAGKTIDGQGPWDLVQQGLAMVPEGRGVFTRMTIVENLQMGAYIRDDNAAIADDIERVFTTFPRLKERRDQLAGTMSGGEQQMLAMGRALMSRPKVLLLDEPSMGLSPIMVDKIFEVIQEVSAQGVTILLVEQNASRALQIADRGYVMESGLITLSGDAHEMLHDPKVREAYLGE from the coding sequence ATGACACACGACAACGCAGCGGTGCTGTTGAGCGTCCACGATGTGAAGGTGGCGTATGGCGGCATTCAAGCCGTCAAAGGCGTGAGCCTGGAGGTGCGCGAGGGCGAATTGGTTTCGCTCATCGGCTCCAACGGCGCAGGCAAAACTACCACCATGAAAGCCATCACGGGGTTATTGCCCTTGGGTGGTGGCCATATTCAGCTGGCAGGCAAAACCATTGACGGACAAGGTCCTTGGGATTTGGTGCAACAAGGCTTGGCCATGGTCCCCGAAGGGCGTGGTGTGTTCACACGCATGACCATCGTTGAGAACCTGCAAATGGGTGCCTACATCCGCGACGACAACGCAGCCATTGCGGACGACATCGAGCGCGTCTTCACCACCTTCCCGCGTCTCAAAGAACGCCGCGACCAATTGGCAGGCACCATGTCCGGCGGTGAGCAGCAAATGTTGGCGATGGGCCGTGCGTTGATGAGCCGCCCCAAAGTGCTGTTGCTCGACGAGCCGTCGATGGGCTTGTCACCCATCATGGTGGACAAAATCTTTGAAGTGATTCAAGAAGTGTCAGCCCAAGGCGTGACGATTTTGTTGGTCGAACAAAACGCCAGCCGCGCCTTGCAAATTGCAGACCGTGGTTATGTGATGGAGTCGGGTCTGATTACTTTGAGTGGTGATGCACATGAAATGCTGCACGACCCGAAAGTGCGCGAGGCTTATCTAGGCGAATAA